One part of the Coffea eugenioides isolate CCC68of chromosome 10, Ceug_1.0, whole genome shotgun sequence genome encodes these proteins:
- the LOC113749801 gene encoding protein FAR-RED ELONGATED HYPOCOTYL 1-like, whose amino-acid sequence MDRKRKLQAEELGTPPPKLKWPSQGFALEYIFPANAESDVIDKGELSGISTAEESEQESAKDSNSVSADADSSISVSSEAEVGAGHGYFKEYSSDMPVNSSVDWGGDCSKHALNSSESSFITESSSHILESPSIGNKHDFPHHDIGLKSSLNYEEHLLEFGSHGDCSCPECRAGFEEYTDKELEEMLYSNGVNPNNYVLSSGRWTLNQDTQQSTKKLTIDKEFEQYFSMLML is encoded by the exons ATGGATAGGAAACGGAAATTGCAAGCAGAAGAATTAGGCACGCCTCCACCAAAGCTTAAATGGCCAAGTCAAGGCTTTGCTCTAGAGTATATTTTTCCCGCTAATGCTGAGTCAGATGTAATAGATAAAGGGGAGTTAAGTGGAATATCAACAGCTGAGGAGTCAGAACAAGAGTCTGCCAAAGATAGCAACAGTGTTTCTGCTGATGCTGACTCGAGCATTTCTGTGTCTAGCGAAGCTGAAGTAGGAGCTGGTCATGGATATTTCAAAGAATATTCATCTGACATGCCTGTCAATTCTTCTGTTGACTGGGGAGGCGATTGTTCCAAGCATGCCTTAAATTCTTCTGAGAGCAGTTTCATAACGGAATCAAGTTCCCATATTCTGGAATCACCATCTATTGGCAACAAGCATGATTTTCCCCATCATGATATCGGCCTGAAGTCATCCCTGAATTATGAGGAGCACCTCCTGGAATTTGGAAGTCATGGCGATTGCAGTTGTCCAGAATGCAGAGCTGGCTTTGAAGAATACACAGACAAGGAACTTGAAGAAATGCTTTATTCTAATGGGGTGAATCCCAATAATTATGTTCTTTCTTCTGGAAGATGGACTCTCAACCAAG ATACTCAGCAAAGCACCAAGAAGTTAACCATTGATAAAGAGTTCGAGCAGTACTTTTCCATGCTTATGCTGTGA